One Arthrobacter sp. zg-Y1110 DNA segment encodes these proteins:
- a CDS encoding flotillin family protein, producing the protein MGFENTGSVLAVVAIIVVFLAILGYAASRLRTVAPDEVLVIVRMGSTKSGTGGVRDSSNDTIAFAGKVLVLPVVQQDFRLSLKQRQVELTVTGPDKNFINVSVLASLNFKLADSEADIRKSAQRFLTHTDAQLETSIQNSLEGSLRSIIGSMTVQEINSDRAKFMDAVLNTAKAELAEQGIQVDILNIKDIKTNDKDYWDNLSKPETERAAQVAAVAASEAKQIREAARVAQEEQTARLDKDLAVKQAAFKAEEDTQQAIADAAKDLAKAQQDVEIARLQRAALVEEALVQEQKLDISEKKPADAAAYAARVHAEGLRDAAKADTEGRAFEKRTMAEAEKAATVLEASARAESLELEATAEAKAVELKGEAEGKSIKAIGTANAEAEKAKADALAGYTEEAIAYILADHMPSIMAANARAVAGIDNYTVISTDGASDATKQVTRMGTEGLASIKAMTGIDLSALLGNLAGGAIAGNAAVSAADTPEQAKAA; encoded by the coding sequence ATGGGCTTCGAAAATACCGGCTCCGTCCTCGCGGTCGTTGCCATCATCGTCGTATTCCTCGCCATCCTTGGCTATGCGGCATCCCGCCTGCGCACCGTTGCACCGGATGAGGTCCTGGTCATTGTGAGGATGGGATCCACCAAGTCAGGCACCGGCGGAGTACGCGACTCCTCCAACGACACCATTGCCTTCGCCGGCAAGGTGCTCGTCCTGCCCGTCGTCCAGCAGGACTTCCGCCTGTCCCTGAAGCAGCGCCAGGTCGAACTGACCGTCACCGGCCCGGACAAGAACTTCATCAACGTCTCCGTCCTGGCCTCGCTGAACTTCAAGCTGGCCGACTCCGAAGCGGACATCCGCAAGTCCGCCCAGCGCTTCCTGACCCACACGGACGCACAGCTGGAGACCTCCATCCAGAACTCGCTGGAAGGCTCCCTGCGCTCGATCATCGGCTCGATGACCGTGCAGGAAATCAACTCGGACCGGGCCAAGTTCATGGACGCCGTCCTGAACACTGCCAAGGCCGAACTGGCCGAGCAGGGCATCCAGGTCGACATCCTGAACATCAAGGACATCAAGACCAACGATAAGGACTACTGGGACAACCTCTCCAAGCCTGAAACCGAGCGTGCCGCCCAGGTCGCCGCAGTTGCAGCATCCGAAGCCAAGCAGATCCGTGAGGCTGCCCGCGTAGCCCAGGAGGAGCAGACCGCCCGCCTGGATAAGGATCTTGCCGTCAAGCAGGCCGCGTTCAAGGCCGAAGAGGACACCCAGCAGGCCATAGCCGACGCTGCAAAGGACCTGGCCAAGGCCCAGCAGGACGTGGAAATCGCCCGTCTGCAGCGCGCTGCCCTCGTCGAGGAAGCCCTTGTCCAGGAGCAGAAGCTGGACATCAGCGAGAAGAAGCCGGCCGACGCCGCGGCGTACGCTGCACGCGTCCATGCCGAGGGCCTGCGTGATGCTGCCAAGGCTGACACTGAAGGCCGCGCCTTCGAGAAGAGGACCATGGCCGAGGCCGAAAAGGCTGCGACCGTACTGGAAGCTTCCGCCCGTGCCGAATCCCTGGAGCTCGAGGCAACTGCCGAAGCCAAGGCCGTTGAGCTGAAGGGTGAAGCCGAAGGCAAGTCCATCAAGGCGATCGGTACTGCAAACGCTGAGGCTGAAAAGGCCAAGGCAGACGCCCTCGCCGGCTACACGGAAGAGGCCATCGCCTACATCCTGGCTGACCACATGCCTTCGATTATGGCTGCCAACGCCCGCGCCGTTGCCGGTATCGACAACTACACGGTGATCTCCACGGACGGCGCCTCGGATGCCACCAAGCAGGTCACCCGCATGGGCACCGAAGGTCTGGCTTCCATCAAGGCCATGACCGGAATTGACCTCTCTGCACTCCTTGGCAACCTTGCCGGTGGGGCCATTGCAGGAAACGCGGCAGTGTCCGCAGCGGATACCCCGGAGCAGGCCAAGGCCGCCTAG
- a CDS encoding NfeD family protein has translation MTPFLIVGGVGLALLLLSMLLGSIFDFLHILDGALSGTAVGSGLTLFGASGVLVLSNNGPAWLAYTLAAVLGAGAVAIVGTMTRKLQAASVQVPYEVVGLTGVTVSRITGAMGEVQLSHPREINKRMAFCEEIIPSGASVTVTEVHGSRVKVEKTAA, from the coding sequence ATGACCCCGTTCCTTATCGTGGGCGGCGTCGGGCTGGCACTGCTGCTGCTTTCCATGCTGCTCGGTTCCATTTTCGACTTCCTCCACATCCTCGACGGCGCTCTCTCGGGCACCGCGGTCGGATCCGGCCTCACCCTCTTCGGCGCCTCCGGCGTCCTGGTGCTCAGCAACAACGGACCGGCCTGGCTTGCCTACACCCTCGCTGCCGTACTCGGCGCAGGTGCCGTAGCAATCGTCGGAACCATGACCCGGAAGCTGCAGGCCGCATCCGTGCAGGTGCCCTACGAGGTCGTCGGACTGACCGGCGTCACGGTATCGCGCATCACCGGCGCCATGGGTGAAGTCCAGCTGAGCCACCCGCGCGAAATCAACAAGCGCATGGCCTTCTGCGAAGAGATCATTCCCTCCGGCGCCTCAGTCACTGTGACCGAAGTGCACGGCTCCCGCGTGAAGGTCGAAAAGACCGCCGCCTGA